In the Sphingobium sp. RAC03 genome, TATTCGACCTTTTCGACATTGAACGTATCGAAGTGTTGCGCGGCCCGCAGGGAACTTTGTTCGGGAAGAACACTGTCGGCGGTGTCGTCAATGTCCTCACCAAACGCCCCGAACGGACCTTTGGCGGCGAGTTGCGTGTGGGTTATTCGAGCTTCAATACCAAGGATATCAAGGCGTCGCTCAACGTCCCGCTTGCGGACAATCTGTTCTTCCGCGTCGCTGGCTCCTTCCAGGAAGGCGATGGCTATTACCGCCTGTCGAAGAATAATGGCGTCGATGGCATACAGGGGCTGCCGGGCACAGGAAAGCGTCGCAGTGGCAGCCGCTATTTCAGCGGCCGGGCCAAACTGCTCTGGGAACCAACGCCCGACACCGACCTGATGCTGACCTATGAAATGCTGCGCGATCGCGGCGATTCACCGCCGAGTGTCAATGAGACGCCCGCCGGGTTTCTGTTCGACGTCGTTGGTTTTCCAGGCATCCAGACAACCGGAAAAAGCCCTTTTGAGACCGGCACGACATTATGTGCGGGTGACGCGAACAATGTCGGCAATGCTACCACGCCAACCTGCCCCGGCACGTTGCGGGGGCATCGCATCGATGTCGACGGACTATATCTGCGGGGTGAGCACAGGATCGATGGTGTCGGTGCGATAACGATGGTGGGCGGATACCGCCGTGTGAAATCGATCCTGCCGTCTGATTATACCGGCGAGAACGCCTTTCTCTTCGTGTCGACCCGCGACGATGTGCGCGAGCAATATAGTTTGGAAACCCGCTTCAGCTCCGATTTTTCGGATAGGCTGAAGATGACGGTAGGCGCCATGTATTGGGGACAGACGCTGGACGCCAACGCGACGTCTCTGCTTGGCTTCCTGCGTTTCCTTGGCGATCCCACGGCACTGACCGATCCGAACCAGTCGACGGCGGACTATAAGGTCGATAGCTATGCCGTGTTTGGCGAAGCCGAATATAAGCTGGCGGAAGCCTTCTCGCTGTTCCTGGGTGGACGGTATACGAAGGAGGAAAAGAGCTTCTCCATCCGGCCGCAGGTCCGCAGGTCCACGATCGCAACGGGGTTCTGGCCAGAATATTCCGATAGCGCCAAATTCTCCAAGCCGACGATCAGAGCAGGCTATCGCTGGGAAATTGCCGACGGGATCAACAATTATTTCACCTACAGCCAGGGCTATAAGTCGGGTGGCTATAATGAGCAGGCGATGTCGGCAACCTCGGCTCTGCCCTTCCGGGAGGAGACGGCGGACAGTTTCGAACTAGGGCTGAAAACGGAAACGCCCGATCGGCGCCTGCGCTTCAACGCCGCTGCCTTCTACGTGAAATATAATGATCTGCAGCGTGACGCGGTCGTGCCGTTCATCGACCCCATCACGGGTCTGCCTGGCCAAGAGACACGCACGACCAATGCCGGCAGGGCCGAGGTCTACGGACTGGAACTGGAACTGGGTGCGGTGCCGGTCGATGGCCTGACGCTGGGTGCATCAATGGGTTATCAAAAGGCCAGATATCTGGAATTTTTTACCGACATCGATGGCAACGGCACGAACGAGGATGCGTCTTTCCTCAAATTGCGCAACGTGCCGAAGATCACGGCGAATGTTACCGCCAACTATGAATTTCCACCTGCAGCATGGGGGCAGATCAGCCTGAATGCAGATGCCAATTACCAGTCGGAATATGAATCGGTGACGCTCAACGCACCCTTCACGCAGGGGCAGGCGCGAACGCTGGTCGGGGCCAGCATCCACTGGTCCGATCCGTCGGAAAGATACCGAGTGTCGGTCTATGGGCGCAACCTGCTCGACAAAGTCTACCGTGTTTCCGCCAATTCCGTCGCGGGGCTGTTCAACTTCACCAATTATGCGCCGCCGCGCTCCTTTGGTGTCGAATTTGCCGCGAAATTCTGAGCCACAAGATGTCTTTAGCCTGTCCCCTCCCGATCGCCGTCATTGTCCGACGCGATCTGGACATACCTGCCGGGTCAGCGTGGCCGACCCGGCAAATTTTTCAGGCTGTGGGCGCGCCCGATGCCTTCAGGGACAAGATCGAACGCAAAACTTATCCGGTCTTGTGCACCGCCGAAGGGCAAGGTCGTATGCCACAGATAGGACGGGAACAGGATCATCCGCCCCGCCCGTGGTTCGTAGGCGTGGCGTGTGCCACCACCGCCCAGACTGTCGGGCAAGGCCCCAATCGCGAACCAACCCTGCTGCCCTTCGACCGTTTCTTTCGGCAAGGCGGGATAATAGACCCCCGACAGCCAGTTGGGCGCATGGATATGCGGTTCCACGGCGCCGCCCGGCGACAATATCGTTCCCCACATCGTCAGCGTCCAACGATCGGGCATCGCTTGTACGAAGGGGTGTGCGCTACGGACCAGACCCGCCAGATAGGCCTCAAGCTCGCCCGTCGCAATCTGCGCCAAGGCTTGCAACGCCGGTGTGTCGGCCTTCGCAAGGTTGTCGCTTTGCTGCCCTTTGCGGGTCACAAGACCGTCCGGTTCGAACGTCAGCGAAGCGTGGCTGCGCAGTTCGCCTTCCAAGGCGGCGTTGAAAGCGGCCATGGAAGAGAAACCGGGCGCGCTGTCGACATCCACGACCTTTACGAACCGATCAAGTCCGATAAGTTCGCGCCGTTCTTCGGCATGACCCAAATGATCGAGGGCAGCCGATTTGAGAGCCAGCGGGGTCGTCACGGTTGGCAATGCCGCAATAAGACGATCCGTCACGCCGACGGC is a window encoding:
- a CDS encoding TonB-dependent receptor, with product MSGLEDIVVTARRVSESLQDTPIAVTAFSSEAIDRKFATDIRALAGDVPNVVITNVPGFNAASIGIRGQSTGDIILTFEPAIGVVVDDFVLAHVQTQLFDLFDIERIEVLRGPQGTLFGKNTVGGVVNVLTKRPERTFGGELRVGYSSFNTKDIKASLNVPLADNLFFRVAGSFQEGDGYYRLSKNNGVDGIQGLPGTGKRRSGSRYFSGRAKLLWEPTPDTDLMLTYEMLRDRGDSPPSVNETPAGFLFDVVGFPGIQTTGKSPFETGTTLCAGDANNVGNATTPTCPGTLRGHRIDVDGLYLRGEHRIDGVGAITMVGGYRRVKSILPSDYTGENAFLFVSTRDDVREQYSLETRFSSDFSDRLKMTVGAMYWGQTLDANATSLLGFLRFLGDPTALTDPNQSTADYKVDSYAVFGEAEYKLAEAFSLFLGGRYTKEEKSFSIRPQVRRSTIATGFWPEYSDSAKFSKPTIRAGYRWEIADGINNYFTYSQGYKSGGYNEQAMSATSALPFREETADSFELGLKTETPDRRLRFNAAAFYVKYNDLQRDAVVPFIDPITGLPGQETRTTNAGRAEVYGLELELGAVPVDGLTLGASMGYQKARYLEFFTDIDGNGTNEDASFLKLRNVPKITANVTANYEFPPAAWGQISLNADANYQSEYESVTLNAPFTQGQARTLVGASIHWSDPSERYRVSVYGRNLLDKVYRVSANSVAGLFNFTNYAPPRSFGVEFAAKF